A section of the Triticum dicoccoides isolate Atlit2015 ecotype Zavitan chromosome 7A, WEW_v2.0, whole genome shotgun sequence genome encodes:
- the LOC119332121 gene encoding protein FAR1-RELATED SEQUENCE 5-like, which yields MDTPPPRMVLAPGSFTQLLLSFSSIPSQDPNLCWTRQEEQEYVGETDWMEGGNHCGGGIDTEDQFQSSPTIPDPTSPIYEADGEVNCENDDAKLRSPTPELDGYTWSGDECLESPLSEQTNKPNLVQSDQSRPDQCPWERRIRRGKIPDQRQPKQGRVYVLEKAMREFVQRKSGQVVAPEIGREFDSLAEAFEFYNLYSWEIGFGIRYGQSRTNAKKSRTIQDIVCGCAGRPKKENTKSVACNCQALIRLHRTADNGWYIHDFRSEHNHHLSSSCGEKLHWPSHRNIDTHTKDIVKHLRSNNIGITKVFCVIASFFGSMESVPFNKRALKYMCKRMNQETADDDIRKTVQLFSELKKNDPMFVDSVLVDGDSKIQPLMWTNGRSIYQYKMFGDAITFDTTYRTNQYDMPFGLFVGVNHHFQSIILGGVMMRNEKQESFEWVFKEFVSLMGGKAPVTILTDQCRAMELAIAEVLPGTKHQWCKWHVLRRAKESLGSVYTQNKDFRDELHKILEYMLTIEEFEAAWAKLIQKYGLQEHPMLTQIYEL from the exons ATGGATACGCCGCCGCCACGGATGGTCCTCGCGCCTGGATCGTTCACCCAACTACTTCTAAG CTTCTCCTCCATCCCTTCCCAAGATCCAAATCTCTGTTGGACCCGGCAAGAAGAACAAGAGTATGTGGGAGAGACGGATTGGATGGAGGGCGGAAACCATTGCGGGGGCGGCATCGACACCGAGGATCAATTTCAGTCCTCTCCCACCATACCAGATCCAACTTCCCCCATCTATGAGGCCGACGGTGAGGTGAATTGTGAGAACGACGATGCCAAGCTCCGCTCGCCAACGCCAGAGCTCGATGGATACACTTGGTCAGGAGATGAATGCTTGGAGTCGCCGCTGTCAGAGCAAACCAACAAGCCAAACCTGGTTCAGTCAGACCAATCTCGTCCTGACCAATGTCCATGGGAGAGAAG GATACGTCGTGGGAAAATACCAGATCAGCGGCAGCCTAAACAGGGAAGGGTCTATGTGCTCGAAAAAGCAATGCGTGAATTTGTTCAAAGGAAGTCTGGACAAGTTGTCGCCCCTGAGATTGGAAGAGAGTTCGACTCACTTGCGGAGGCATTTGAATTTTATAATCTTTATTCTTGGGAGATTGGGTTTGGCATCAGATATGGTCAATCTAGGACAAATGCAAAGAAGAGCAGAACCATTCAGGACATCGTTTGCGGCTGTGCG GGAAGGCCAAAGAAAGAAAACACAAAGTCAGTAGCCTGCAACTGCCAAGCCTTGATCAGGCTACACCGCACAGCCGACAATGGATGGTATatacatgattttagatctgaacacaACCACCATTTGTCCTCATCGTGTGGCGAGAAACTACATTGGCCATCACACAGGAACAttgacacacacacaaaagatattgtCAAGCACTTGAGGAGCAACAACATTGGGATAACCAAGGTTTTTTGTGTCATCGCAAGCTTCTTTGGATCAATGGAGAGTGTACCATTCAACAAGAGAGCTCTCAAGTACATGTGCAAGAGGATGAACCAAGAAACTGCagatgatgacataaggaaaacagTTCAACTCTTCTCTGAACTTAAGAAGAATGACCCAATGTTTGTTGACAGTGTTCTTGTCGACGGCGACAGCAAGATTCAGCCTCTTATGTGGACAAATGGAAGGAGTATATACCAATACAAAATGTTTGGCGATGCAATCACATTCGACACAACATATCGTACAAACCAGTACGATATGCCATTCGGACTATTTGTTGGTGTCAACCATCATTTCCAGAGCATAATATTAGGAGGCGTTATGATGAGGAACGAGAAGCAAGAATCATTTGAGTGGGTATTCAAGGAATTTGTGTCATTAATGGGAGGTAAAGCACCGGTAACTATCCTAACAG ACCAATGCCGTGCCATGGAGTTGGCTATTGCTGAAGTATTGCCTGGAACGAAGCACCAGTGGTGCAAATGGCATGTGCTGCGTCGTGCAAAGGAATCCCTTGGCTCTGTATACACACAGAACAAAGATTTCAGGGATGAACTACACAAGATATTGGAATATATGCTCACTATAGAAGAGTTCGAAGCAGCTTGGGCAAAGTTGATTCAAAAGTATGGTCTTCAGGAACACCCAATGTTGACACAGATATACGAGCTCTGA